From a region of the Corallococcus macrosporus genome:
- a CDS encoding OsmC family protein yields MSQQPATGVVMSLVSAPQLKTQVTHGPSGATLPTEAPKDNGGTGGSFSPTDLVATALASCVVTTMHLMAGKEGITLGEVRATVEKRMTPPPRKIGELVLSILMPSGLTKDQRATLEKIAHECPVARSLHPDVKVTASFGYPD; encoded by the coding sequence ATGAGTCAGCAGCCCGCGACCGGTGTGGTGATGTCCCTGGTGAGTGCTCCCCAGCTGAAGACGCAGGTGACGCACGGCCCGTCCGGCGCGACGCTGCCCACGGAGGCGCCGAAGGACAACGGCGGCACCGGCGGCAGCTTCTCCCCCACGGACCTGGTGGCCACGGCGCTGGCGTCCTGTGTCGTGACGACCATGCACCTGATGGCCGGCAAGGAGGGCATCACCCTGGGCGAGGTCCGCGCGACGGTGGAGAAGCGGATGACCCCGCCGCCGCGCAAGATTGGCGAGCTGGTGCTGTCCATCCTGATGCCGTCCGGCCTCACGAAGGACCAGCGCGCCACGCTGGAGAAGATCGCCCACGAGTGTCCCGTGGCGCGCAGCCTCCACCCGGACGTGAAGGTCACGGCGTCGTTCGGCTATCCGGACTGA
- a CDS encoding deoxyhypusine synthase family protein: protein MAKTPTPKKSSLRAAYANARKADPRPITGKEKPAELLAHAFSAYVGRQERTAFELMQQSVQQDASIFLTLSGAMTPAGLHQSCLIPLVEKGIISAITTTGANLYHDAHRIIGHGIREVNPNAGDLQYRLARIIRIYDLGFWEEALLDTDRLFSAILRQPEFQKKMTTPEFHYLLGKAIHGIEKQLGVKQPSLLSTCYKHGVPIWVGAVQDGSIFLNVVKLKRLLGDEFKFELDINDDVYSMAAMQHYCRHHGSGKLAIWILGGGVPKNYTLQGEPLLDQILNVPTSGFDIDVQFCVDPVDNGALSSCPAGEGHTWGKVSVEAVETGSMYVHCDVTAVFPWLTHALFSEPKNKRKPMRLMDKMGDAVKFLDADVKKRSKSLMKTLDWSVEDAEPSSEEDAKAHDSFVR, encoded by the coding sequence ATGGCCAAGACCCCGACCCCGAAGAAGTCCTCCCTTCGCGCCGCCTACGCGAACGCGCGCAAGGCGGATCCGCGCCCCATCACCGGCAAGGAGAAGCCGGCGGAGCTGCTCGCGCACGCGTTCAGCGCCTACGTGGGCCGGCAGGAACGCACCGCGTTCGAGCTGATGCAGCAGTCCGTGCAGCAGGACGCGTCCATCTTCCTCACGCTGTCCGGCGCCATGACGCCCGCGGGCCTGCACCAGTCCTGCCTCATCCCGCTGGTGGAGAAGGGCATCATCTCCGCCATCACCACCACGGGCGCCAACCTCTACCACGACGCCCACCGCATCATCGGCCACGGCATCCGCGAGGTGAACCCCAACGCGGGCGACCTCCAGTACCGCCTGGCGCGCATCATCCGCATCTACGACCTGGGCTTCTGGGAGGAGGCGCTGCTCGACACCGACCGCCTCTTCTCCGCCATCCTCCGCCAGCCGGAGTTCCAGAAGAAGATGACCACGCCGGAGTTCCACTACCTCCTGGGCAAGGCCATCCACGGCATCGAGAAGCAGCTCGGCGTGAAGCAGCCGTCGCTCCTGTCCACCTGCTACAAGCACGGCGTCCCCATCTGGGTGGGCGCGGTGCAGGACGGCTCCATCTTCCTCAACGTCGTGAAGCTGAAGCGCCTCCTGGGTGACGAGTTCAAGTTCGAGCTCGACATCAACGACGACGTCTATTCCATGGCCGCCATGCAGCACTACTGCCGCCACCACGGCAGCGGGAAGCTGGCCATCTGGATTCTGGGCGGCGGCGTGCCCAAGAACTACACGCTCCAGGGCGAGCCGCTGCTGGATCAAATCCTCAACGTCCCCACGTCGGGCTTCGACATCGACGTGCAGTTCTGCGTGGACCCGGTGGACAACGGCGCGCTGTCCAGCTGCCCGGCCGGTGAGGGCCACACCTGGGGCAAGGTGTCCGTGGAGGCGGTGGAGACGGGCTCCATGTACGTGCACTGCGACGTGACGGCGGTGTTCCCGTGGCTCACGCACGCGCTGTTCAGCGAGCCCAAGAACAAGCGCAAGCCCATGCGCCTGATGGACAAGATGGGCGACGCGGTGAAGTTCCTGGACGCGGATGTCAAGAAGCGCAGCAAGTCCCTGATGAAGACGCTGGACTGGAGCGTCGAGGACGCCGAGCCCTCCTCCGAAGAGGACGCCAAGGCCCACGACAGCTTCGTCCGCTAG